The following proteins are encoded in a genomic region of Nicotiana sylvestris chromosome 4, ASM39365v2, whole genome shotgun sequence:
- the LOC138889576 gene encoding uncharacterized protein codes for MAVSANKRLGYLERGLVELERKFIQRIENCQNAEGNEEVHLARSYLLLGLRELVKLFDGAKDVESGEGPSGNKSKGPPPPPSPSPIRNKNKGKMEDLSNVRKEISVERVEVPQGIQVSKESPSQLEQKLLKFQEELDQVWNLANLSFSLTTPNVNFANTQNPTPPQSIPEPQNQLAPHHHCNTCHTSDNTPLLIPEPLNSTNDHPQNNPIYVETTPYYTQPISSTPESNNKHSLIRNLAAKLKKLTSRVQGVEGSKGIEGLNYENLYIQPDVELPKGYKPLMFEMFDGTGDPRVHLRTYCDKLVGVGRDEKICMKLFMRSLKGDALSWYINQDPNKWSNWVSMASDFMDKFRINAENAPYVFYIQNLKKKPAETFREYATRWRSEAAKVKPALEEEQMNKFFVRALDPQYYERLMLIRSQKFSDIIKLGEKIEEGIKSGMVTNFEALQATNKAL; via the exons atggctgtcagtgccaacaagcgactagggtatttggagcggggtttagtggaattggaaaggaagttcatccagaggattgaaaactgccagaatgctgagggaaacgaagaaGTACACTTGGCTAGATCCTATTTGCTGCTTGGACTgcgtgagctggtgaagctgttcgatggagctaaagatgtcgagtctggggaaggtccttctgggaacAA atctaagggccctccacctcctccttctccgagtcctatcagaaacaagaacaagggaaagatggaagatttgagcaacgtTAGAAAGGAGATttcagttgaaagggtagaggttcctcaaggtattcaggtttccaaggaaagtccCTCCCAGCTAGAAcagaagttattgaagtttcaggaagaactggaccaagtttggaacttggcgaatttgtcattttccctcactaccccaaatgtcaactttgccaacactcaaaaccccacacctccacaaagcatcccagAACCACAAAACCAACTCGCTCCCCATCACcattgcaacacatgccacacttcagaCAACACACCACtgctcattcctgaaccactaaactccacaaatgatcatccccaaaacaaccccatctacgtggaaaccACACCATactatactcaacctatttcaagcacacctgagtctaaTAACAAACACTCTCTTATCAGGAATCTGGCTGCgaaactcaagaagctgactagccgagttcagggtgtcgaaggaagtaaggggattgaaggactAAATTATGAAAACCTTTacatacaaccagatgtcgaactgcccaaggggtacaaacctcttatgttcgaaatgtttgatggtaccgGGGATCCGAGAGTTCATCtgaggacatactgcgacaagttggtcggagtagggaGGGATGAAAAGATTtgcatgaaactcttcatgaggagtctgaagggagatgccttgtcttggtacatcaaccaagaccctaataagtggtcaaattgggtaagtatggcatccgatttcatggacaagTTCAGGATTAACGCAGAAAATGCACCATACGTGTtttacatccagaacttaaagaagaaacccgcgGAGacattccgtgagtatgctactcgttggagatcagaagctgctaaggtcaaaccggctttagaagaagaacaaatgaacaagtttttcgtccgagctctagacccacagtactatgaaaggttaatgctgaTTAGAAGCcaaaaattttccgacatcatcaagctaggggaaaagatcgaggaaggtatcaaaagtggtatggtcactaactttgaagctttgcaggccaccaacaaggctctataG
- the LOC138889575 gene encoding uncharacterized protein, protein MLVYGTEAVIPAEVEIPSLRIIQEVELGDAEWVESRYEQLALIDEKRMNAVCHGQLYQNRISKAFKKRVKPRQFTPRQLVLKKIFPHQEEAKGEFSPNWQGPYMVHRVLTGRALMLAEMDSEVWLKTVNSDAVK, encoded by the coding sequence atgttggtttatggtacagaagcagtcattcctgccgaggtagaaattccctccttaagaatcatacaggaagtcgAACTTGGTGATGCAGAGTGGGTAGAGAGTCgctacgagcagctagctcttatagacgaaaagagaatgaatgcggtttgccacggtcagctctatcagaacagaatatccAAAGCCTTTAagaaaagagtcaagccgagacagtttacaccgaggcagctggtgttaaagaagattttcccacatcaagaggaagccaaaggggagttctctcccaactggcagggcccatacatggttcaccgggtcctcACCGGAAGAGCCCTCATGCTTGCAGAAATGGATAGTGAAGTCTGGCTAAAGACggtcaattcagatgcagtgaagtgA